The genome window GTATTCAGGGTTTACCTATTACACAAGCCAATGGCCAGCCGTTACTCGGCAGCAATGGTTTACCTCTGTATTACTATATTCCGGTTTCTATCGATTACCGAGGCGAACATCCAGACTGGAACATAGGGGTCGACACAAGCAATATGGCCAATTACGGTCTGGTCTCTACGTACTCTGAACACAACTCAGATGACGAAGCCAACTTAGATATTTTAAGAGCAGATGGCAGTTATGCCTTTGAGCTGGAAAACTTAACATCTGTCGATTTTGGTGTGCGTTATGCCAAACGTGATGTGACCCGTTTTACTTATGATTTAGTCTCACCTTTTACCTCCAGTGCTGGCAAAACAGTGTATGCCAAATGGAAAGATCCAGCCTCAAGTTTACCTGACACCGGCTTGTCTATTGCCGCTTTGCAGCCGTTTTCTGGTTTACCTGCTGGTTGGGTAAAACAAATCAGCGATTTTGGCCCTGTCACAGGCTTACCTTCAGAGGGTTTGTATTTTATTGATCCTAAAGTGATGGATGATGCTTTGGGTTTCCAGAATGCCTTATACGGCGGCAATGTCCGTCAGAAAAACCCAGCTGACTCTTATGATGTCGAAGAGAAAACCAGCACTGTCTACACTCAGGCTAATTTTGAAGGAGATATCAGCGCTTTAGATCTGCCTTTCCGCGGTAACCTTGGCGTGCAGGTGATTAAAACACAACTGAATGTGGTACAGAATATTCTGGGCGCAACCTCAGTAGTGACAGTAGATGGTGTGGATTACGAAGGTATCTCAGGTACACCTTTATCTGATGCAGGTGATGTGATTACCGACAGAGATTACACAGATGTACTGCCATCTTTTAATATCTCTTTTGATTTAACAGACGAACTGAAACTACGGGCTGCTTATGCCAAAACTATGACAGCGCTCAATACCGACGATTTAGGTTTAGGTTTATCAGTCACCCGTACTATAGATCCAAACAACTCCAGTTTGTTTTTAGCTCAGCAAGCTCAGTCCAATGGTAACCCTATGATGGATCCATGGCGCTCTGACAACTTTGATATCAGTCTGGAATGGTATTTCAGCTCCAGTGGTTTGTTAAGCCTGGGCGCTTTCCGTATGGACATCGAGTCCTTTATTGAGACAGGTACTGTGCTGCGTTCTGATATACCTGATTCTGATGGCGTAGTGCGTAACCCTGCAGTACCTACCCAGACCAAACAAAATGGTCAGGGTGGCACTATTGATGGTATCGAGTTTGGTTACCAGCAAGCCTTTGATTTCCTGCCAGATTTCTGGAGCGGTTTTGGTGTTACTTTTAACTACACTTATGCGCCAAGCGAAAGTGCCAGCAAAGATTACTACGGCGAAACTCTGCCTATTTCGGATAACTCAGAGCATTCTGCCAACTCTATTATCTGGTATGAAAAAGACGGCTTCCAGGCTCGTATTGCTCATAACTACCGCAGCAAGCGTTTACAGTACCCTGTCAATGTCTGGGGTCAGGCTGACTTTGGTTTCTGGCAGCAGCCAACAGCATATGTGGATGCGTCCGTCAGTTATGACATTACAGACAACTTTACTGTCTTTGCTCAGGGTACCAACCTGACTGAAGAGTACGAAGAAAGTTATCTGCAATGGGAAAGTCTGAAAATCAATCAGAACATTTATGAGCGTCGTTATACCTTAGGGTTAAGAGCACGTTTCTAAGCAAAACGCAGCCGGACTTCAGTTTAGACTTTAGTCCGGCTTGTTTTTTTCCATTTTTAAGACCAGTTTAATGCATTGAACTGCTTGAGCAGCTAACCAGAAAAAGAGCACACTGATGTCTAAATTACTCCATAGTTGTTTGATTTTTATGAGCTTGATAAGCACAAGCCTGATGGCAAGCGAACTCACCTTACCGGCACTTTTTGCCGACCATATGGTGCTGCAACGTGACCAGGATCTGAAAATCTGGGGCCAGGCCAAAGCAGGTGACACTGTAGAAGTGGAACTGGCACAAGGTAAAACCTCAGTGCAAGCCGATGCCAATGGCAAATGGCTGGCAACATTAAAACCTCAGCCTGCTGGTGGGCCTTATCAGCTTAAGGTCAAAACAAAAAGCCAAAACATCAGCTTTGACGATGTTTGGCTAGGCGAAGTCTGGGTTGCCTCTGGCCAGTCCAATATGGAATGGAAACTGGGTGCTCAAACTGAAAACTGGCAACAGGAAGTGCAAGACAGCAAGTTGCCACAAATACGGTTTTATACCTTACCCAAAACCTTATCAGCTTTACCCAATCAGCCTGTTCCGGCAGCCAGCTGGATAGTGGCTTCACCTGAAACAGTGGCTGATTTCTCTGCTATTGGCTGGTTTTTTGCTAAACAAAATCATCTGCAAAAAGGCGTAGCTGTAGGTGTAATTGATGCCACCTGGGGCGGCACAGCAGCCGAAGCCTGGACTCCGGCTCAGGCGCTGCTCAATGTGCCTGGTTATGAAAAAGATGCAGCTGATATGCAAGCCCAGCCTGAAGTATGGCAACAACGTATCGAAGAGAACAAACAAAAAGATCAGCAAAAATGGCAATTGATTGCCAGCAATACCGGTGTTGAACAGCTCAAACTGGCTGAACCAGCCACAGATGACAGTCAGTGGCAAAATGTGAGCTTACCTAATACCAAACCCTTGAGTGATATTGTCTGGTTACGCAAAACCGTAAAACTGGAAAAAGCGCCGGCTCAAGCCTCGCTGTTTTTTGGTGATATCAATCAAATTGGCCGTATTTTTGTCAATGGTCAACAAGTGGCCGAAGAAAGCTGGGCTGACTCTACCACTGAAATTAAGTTACCAGCAGGGCTGTTAAAAGCCGGTGACAACCTGATAGCGCTTCGGGTGATCAACAGCTGGGACAATAAAGTCTCAGTAGGCCGCGCCGGTCAGTTGTGGTTAAAAGCCGATGCAAGCCAACTTAATCTGGAAGGTGATTGGCGTTATAAAAATGACGCTGAACCTCAATTACCGGACGTAAAATTCCTGAACTGGAAACCTGGTGTACTCTTTAATGCCATGATCAAACCACTGATGCCTTACGCCGTAAAAGGGGTGATTTGGTATCAGGGCGAAAGTAATGGCGATAAACCTGCGTATTACCACAAGTTATTCAGTACCTTAATTCAAAGCTGGCGTCAGCACTGGCAACAACCTTTGCCGTTTTTATATGTGCAGCTTGCCAGTTATATGAAACCTCAGCCTTACCCTATGGAGAGTAACTGGGCTGAGTTACGTGAAGCTCAAACTAAAACTCTGGCCCTGCCACAAACCGCTATGGCAGTGATCACTGACTTAGGTGATATAGAAGACGTGCATCCACGCCGGAAAAAACCTGTAGCAGAGCGTTTGTATCTGGCGGCCCGCGCCGTGGTTTATGGTGAAGATGTGCTGTATTCAGGCCCGGTGTTAAAAAGCATCAGAGTCCGGGATTCAGGCTTCCGTTTAACCTTTGATCAGGTTGGCACTGGACTCTCAGTCAAAGGCGATCAGTTACTTGGCTTTGCTATTGCCGGACATGACGGCAAATACCATAACGCTCAGGCCAAACTGCTGGGCACTGATCAGGTGCTGGTCTGGAGCGAACAAGTGAAAATCCCTGTCTCTATCCGTTTTGGCTGGGCAGATTACACCTACGCCAACTTATACAACAGTGCAGGATTACCTGCAGTACCTTTCCGGGCTGGTGAACAACAGACAGCTACGGCAGGAGCGGCAAAATGAAATCGTTGAAAACTTTGTTGGGGCTTATGCTGCTGGCTACTTTAGCCAGCTGTGGCAAAGCACCAGTCTCCGAAAACGTTACTGTAGCTACAGACTCTGCAGCGCCTTCAGCTTTTGTGCAGGTGAAAGGTAAGCAGTTTCAGTTAGCGGGCAAACCTTATTATTTTGTTGGTACTAATTTCTGGTATGGCGCTTACTTGGGCGCTGCCGGTGATAAAGGTGACAGAGCTCGTTTAATCAAAGAGCTGGATCAATTAAAAGCTGCTGGTGTGACTAACTTAAGGGTGTTGGCGGCTTCTGAAGCCAGTGCTCTGGTGATGTTGTTAAAACCTGCGATCCAGACAGCACCGGGCCAAATCGATGAAGAACTCTGGCAAGGGTTGGATTTCTTGCTGTCAGAAATGGCGAAACGCGAGATGAAAGCTGTGCTGTTTCTGAATAACTTCTGGCAGTGGTCTGGTGGTATGTCACAGTACGTGGCCTGGCAAACAGGCGA of Rheinheimera sp. MM224 contains these proteins:
- a CDS encoding sialate O-acetylesterase is translated as MSKLLHSCLIFMSLISTSLMASELTLPALFADHMVLQRDQDLKIWGQAKAGDTVEVELAQGKTSVQADANGKWLATLKPQPAGGPYQLKVKTKSQNISFDDVWLGEVWVASGQSNMEWKLGAQTENWQQEVQDSKLPQIRFYTLPKTLSALPNQPVPAASWIVASPETVADFSAIGWFFAKQNHLQKGVAVGVIDATWGGTAAEAWTPAQALLNVPGYEKDAADMQAQPEVWQQRIEENKQKDQQKWQLIASNTGVEQLKLAEPATDDSQWQNVSLPNTKPLSDIVWLRKTVKLEKAPAQASLFFGDINQIGRIFVNGQQVAEESWADSTTEIKLPAGLLKAGDNLIALRVINSWDNKVSVGRAGQLWLKADASQLNLEGDWRYKNDAEPQLPDVKFLNWKPGVLFNAMIKPLMPYAVKGVIWYQGESNGDKPAYYHKLFSTLIQSWRQHWQQPLPFLYVQLASYMKPQPYPMESNWAELREAQTKTLALPQTAMAVITDLGDIEDVHPRRKKPVAERLYLAARAVVYGEDVLYSGPVLKSIRVRDSGFRLTFDQVGTGLSVKGDQLLGFAIAGHDGKYHNAQAKLLGTDQVLVWSEQVKIPVSIRFGWADYTYANLYNSAGLPAVPFRAGEQQTATAGAAK
- a CDS encoding TonB-dependent receptor, which encodes MNNSHNQFKRCALALSISSVLAMSAGYAQAQQAEQTQAEDAQIEKILVRGVKGSQVASISTKRNSDQVVDSIVAEDIGKLPDTTIADSLQRINGVQIRRSAGEGSTVNVRGMPQVATLLNGEQFLSAGSITTVQPDFTDIPSSLISGVDVLKSPTASTLAGGISGTINLKSHRPFDLEEGWTLVGATEGTYGSYTEEVDDKTSMFAGYNAEKWGAAFSATYSNSNLANYRNGAQNDGWWGLAGESWAWPQGAADVNGDGDTTDTFFSFQSHSAMNRFVERERLGLTSSFQYELSSTLTLTADVFYTDMDQFDRASGIVAHNAWQNWGWFKPDAATEVAPGFYAVESVDLESRGLNAYSRSEVDYRESLNTNLQLDYDNGDRFKGSVRYLHGKATAERTKNFADSYLNDGLSQVGADADFGNGPVAVNPGGIQGLPITQANGQPLLGSNGLPLYYYIPVSIDYRGEHPDWNIGVDTSNMANYGLVSTYSEHNSDDEANLDILRADGSYAFELENLTSVDFGVRYAKRDVTRFTYDLVSPFTSSAGKTVYAKWKDPASSLPDTGLSIAALQPFSGLPAGWVKQISDFGPVTGLPSEGLYFIDPKVMDDALGFQNALYGGNVRQKNPADSYDVEEKTSTVYTQANFEGDISALDLPFRGNLGVQVIKTQLNVVQNILGATSVVTVDGVDYEGISGTPLSDAGDVITDRDYTDVLPSFNISFDLTDELKLRAAYAKTMTALNTDDLGLGLSVTRTIDPNNSSLFLAQQAQSNGNPMMDPWRSDNFDISLEWYFSSSGLLSLGAFRMDIESFIETGTVLRSDIPDSDGVVRNPAVPTQTKQNGQGGTIDGIEFGYQQAFDFLPDFWSGFGVTFNYTYAPSESASKDYYGETLPISDNSEHSANSIIWYEKDGFQARIAHNYRSKRLQYPVNVWGQADFGFWQQPTAYVDASVSYDITDNFTVFAQGTNLTEEYEESYLQWESLKINQNIYERRYTLGLRARF